The following is a genomic window from Bacillus sp. FJAT-52991.
TCCCCTTCCACATGTTCTGCCGCCACTTCACATGTAATTTGTGCCACACTTCCGGCAAGCACCGGCTGCCCAGCGAGACGATCGAACGCCACCTCTTGCTTTTCCTTAATCTGGCCGGCAAAGATCATTGAAAGCTCCTGTTGATCAGCCGCTAATATATTCACCGTAAACTTCTGACTGTTTTTAATTTTTTCGAGCATTTGTGCTCTCTCACCGATAGAAATGACGACAAGCTTCGGATCAAGTGACACAGACATAAACGCATTCGCTGTCATGCCATGCACATCTCCATCTATTTCTGTTAAAATCACATTCACACCCGTGGCAAACTTGCCCATCGTATTTCGAAATTGCCGATCATCCACGTTCGTTCCCTCCTTCTACACTGTTCATATAGGAAAAAATAAGTTTATTTCACTGGCACTTTTTGATCTGTCTCTTTCCAAACAGAATTGGTCCAGCCATGTAAGTCATAATCAGCCAATGCACTATCAACAAATGATTTAAATTGATTCGCTGCCCCTGTTCCTTCGGCGTGTTTCAACGCTTCTAAACGAATGTTTTCATGATTCCCAGCATAGTTCACTTCATACAACTCATGACGGCCACCAAACTCGGTGCCAATCGCATCCCAAATCATTTTCATCAATTTCACACGTTCTTCGGCATTAATACCTGAGCCGCAATAATATTTATCTAGGTAAGGACGAAGCTCTGGACTTAAGAAATCTTTCGCACTCGATGGCAGCTGGATTAATCCGCCTGCGACCACTTGTTCAAAAATATTTTTCACTCGCACCCACGTCATCGGTGCCAATACACGATAGGAATTCGCATAGAAGCCATTTGGAATCGCGACACCATTTTGACCAAACTCCGGATCTGTCGCCATCGCTGTTGTCAGCCCCCAGAACATATTTCGAAGCGCAAGCACCTCGCCAATATTGGCCTGAACTCCTCTAAATTGCTTCGTTCCTGATGCTTCCGTTGCTTTTAATAACAAGCCGGCCATGAAATCGAGCTTGACTGCAAATCGAGTACAGCCGTGGAATGTAAAGCGGTTAAAAAATCCTGTCTGAACGAAAAAGTTATTCGTAATATCGATGTTTTTATACGCCAAAACGTCTTCCCACGGAATAAAGACATCATCAAGCACAATCACCGCATCATTCTCATCAAAGCGACTTGATAACGGATAATCGTAAGGTGAACCTGTTGTTGCTGCCTGTAATTCATACGATTGACGGCTAATCATTTTCACTCCAGGAGCATTCATCGGCACAAAGAAGATCAGGGCATGACTTTGATCCCCATCTCCTAAATCCATTGGTCCATAGTTTGAAACGAAATTATAATGCGTCAGCGCCGCCGCGGTTCCAACCATTTTCGCTCCGCTCACGACAATTCCATCATCCCGTTCCTTCACCGCACGAACAAAGACATCCTTATTTTCATGCAATGGCTTCGAGCGATCGACTTGTGGATTAATAATCGTGTGATTGACAAAGGGCACATCTTTCGTCGTTTTTTTGTACCAAGTCTTTGCGCTATTCTCGAATCCTTGGTAATATGTGGAGTAAGCATCTAAATGAGCAGTGAACGATGCCTTGTAATCAGGGGTGCGTCCCATAAATCCGTAGCTCAATCTAGCCCATTGAGCGATCGCATCCCTTGATTCCAATAAATCTTGCGCACTTTTTGGCGTCTTGAAGAACTTATGCGTTCGGTCACCATATTCCGTCTCCGTCGTCAAAATCTTCCCCATCTCCGGATCATGAAGAGCATCATACATGCGAGCAATCGAACGTGCTGAATTTCGATAAGCCGGATGCTCCGTCACATCAGCAATTCTCTCCCCATTCAAATACACAGCCCTGCCATCATTCAAGCTCTCTAAATACTCCTGACCATTTAACATCATTTTCACTCCTTTTTTGTAAACCCTTACATTATTGATTATTTTGAAATATCTAATAATATTTCTTGAGTAATATCTTACTTTCTGGAAAAGAAAGAGACAATGACATGAACTGTTAGAAAAAAAGAAGTTTTTAGCCATTATGTGTTAGAGGCCTAGTGAGTGCTGATAAAGTGAAACTTCAATCAGTGGGGGTTTTCTTCATCCCCCCTACATATCTGCGCTTCTTCTGCCATGTTGAGGTTGGGGTCTTGCAGCCCGTTAATGCGGGATAAATTTGTTTATAGACCGACAAAGTTGGGTAAAAACTGATTAAACCCATTTGCAAATCGATAAATTTCGACAAAGATACTGATCCATCTCTATTAAACACAAAAAAAAACGGCCCATTGGCCGCTACTTTTAAAGTCTATGTATTTCATCTTTATACATTTCTTGCATTCTTTCTATAATGACGTGCATAACTTGTTCTACTTTGCTGTCGTCTCGATGCCCTTCTTTAATTGCTTCTTGCATGAGCAACAATAACTGCTTCTGTTCTTGCACCATTTTAACTACCTCGATCATTGGTTTATTTATTTCACTTTACTAACAGCTATATCATACAACAAAGTTAGGAATCTTCCAAGAATTCATACTCAAACTTCCTTTTTTTGTAACAATTCATAAAATTTTATTTTTCATTTGACTTATATGATAAAAAATATTAAATTATAATTATTATTAAAAAGGAGTGATTGTTAATGAAGAGAGATTTTACGACAAATCAAGGGGTCCCTGTAGCAGATAATCAAAACTCCAAAACGGCCGGACGCCGAGGCTCTACTTTATTAGAAGACTATCAATTAATTGAAAAATTAGCTCACTTTGACCGCGAACGTATTCCTGAGCGGGTCGTTCACGCAAGAGGTGCAGGTGCACACGGGGTCTTTGTGGTGAAAAATAGCATGAAAAAATATACACGTGCAGCATTTTTACAAGAAGAAGGATTAGAGACGCCTGTATTTGCCCGCTTTTCCACTGTCATTCATGGACAGCATTCACCTGAAACGGCTCGTGACCCGCGTGGATTCTCTGTTAAATTTTATACAGAAGAAGGAAACTACGATTTTGTTGGGAATAATCTTCCTATCTTCTTTATTCGTGATGCGATTAAATTCCCGGATGTCATCCACTCCTTGAAGCCAGACCCTGTCACAAATATTCAACATCCTGAACGTTATTGGGACTTTATGTCACTATCACCAGAAACAACGAATATGCTTCTTCACCTATTCACAGACGAAGGCATTCCAGCAAGCTACCGCCATATGCGTGGATCAAGTGTTCATTCGTTCAAATGGTTTAATGAAGAAGGAAAAACCGTTTATGTC
Proteins encoded in this region:
- a CDS encoding 4-hydroxyphenylacetate 3-hydroxylase family protein, with amino-acid sequence MLNGQEYLESLNDGRAVYLNGERIADVTEHPAYRNSARSIARMYDALHDPEMGKILTTETEYGDRTHKFFKTPKSAQDLLESRDAIAQWARLSYGFMGRTPDYKASFTAHLDAYSTYYQGFENSAKTWYKKTTKDVPFVNHTIINPQVDRSKPLHENKDVFVRAVKERDDGIVVSGAKMVGTAAALTHYNFVSNYGPMDLGDGDQSHALIFFVPMNAPGVKMISRQSYELQAATTGSPYDYPLSSRFDENDAVIVLDDVFIPWEDVLAYKNIDITNNFFVQTGFFNRFTFHGCTRFAVKLDFMAGLLLKATEASGTKQFRGVQANIGEVLALRNMFWGLTTAMATDPEFGQNGVAIPNGFYANSYRVLAPMTWVRVKNIFEQVVAGGLIQLPSSAKDFLSPELRPYLDKYYCGSGINAEERVKLMKMIWDAIGTEFGGRHELYEVNYAGNHENIRLEALKHAEGTGAANQFKSFVDSALADYDLHGWTNSVWKETDQKVPVK
- a CDS encoding flavin reductase family protein, with amino-acid sequence MDDRQFRNTMGKFATGVNVILTEIDGDVHGMTANAFMSVSLDPKLVVISIGERAQMLEKIKNSQKFTVNILAADQQELSMIFAGQIKEKQEVAFDRLAGQPVLAGSVAQITCEVAAEHVEGDHTLFIGKATAVEIEERDPLIYFSSRYRSLLEEVSTT